TGCTCTATCCCCTGAGCTACGGAGGCAATGCGGTTACTATAGCACCGTGGGTCCACGGCACCGCAAAACCCCCGCACGGGACGCGATTCGTGGAGGGTTCACCCTTCCTTGTTACTCTCATGGGTTGTGACTCCAGCTGAACTCGCCTCCATCATCACCGAGACCACCCGTACCGTCCTGACGGAGCGTGATCTCGACCCCTCCGTCGCACCTGACCTGGCTACCGTTGAACGGCCCCGAAATCCGGAACACGGCGACTACGCCACCAATATCGCACTGCAGACCGCGAAGAAGGCGGGAACGAACCCGCGCGACCTCGGCACGTGGTTGGCCGACGAACTCAGCCGTGTCGAGGGGATTGAGGAGGCCTCCATCGCCGGCCCCGGGTTCATCAATATCCGGCTCGCCGCCGACGCGCAGGGCAAGCTGGTCGCCGACATTATCGAGGCGGGGGAGTCCTACGGTACCGGCGACGACTATTCAGACCAGCGCATCAATCTGGAGTTCGTCTCCGCCAACCCCACCGGCCCCATCCACCTTGGAGGCACCCGGTGGGCGGCCGTCGGTGATTCACTCGGCCGTATCCTCGCTGCCCGTGGTGCAGCAGTGACCCGCGAATACTACTTCAATGACCACGGCACCCAGATCGACCGTTTCGCGCGCTCACTGGTGGCGTCGGCGAAGAACGAACCTGCCCCGGAGGACGGTTACGGCGGAGAGTACATCTCCGACATCGCCAACCAGATCATGGAGGCGACCCCGGACTGGGCGGACCACGACGATGTCACGGTGCAGGAGATCTTCCGTTCCCAGGGTGTCGAGCTGATGTTCGCGCATATCAAGCAGACCCTGGCCGAGTTCGGCACGGAGTTCGACGTCTTTTTCCACGAGAACGCACTCTTCGAGTCCGGTGCCGTGGACAAGGCGATCGTCACGCTGAAGGAGAACGGTAACCTCTACGAGGCCGACGGTGCGTGGTGGCTGCGTTCCTCGGAGTTCGGCGATGACAAGGACCGGGTCGTCATCAAGTCCGACGGCAACGCCGCCTACATCGCGGGCGACATCGCCTACATCGCCGACAAGATCGACCGGGGGCACAACCTGTGCATCTACATGCTCGGTGCCGATCACCACGGCTACATCGCCCGGCTGAAAGCCGCGGC
The genomic region above belongs to Corynebacterium glyciniphilum AJ 3170 and contains:
- the argS gene encoding arginine--tRNA ligase, whose translation is MTPAELASIITETTRTVLTERDLDPSVAPDLATVERPRNPEHGDYATNIALQTAKKAGTNPRDLGTWLADELSRVEGIEEASIAGPGFINIRLAADAQGKLVADIIEAGESYGTGDDYSDQRINLEFVSANPTGPIHLGGTRWAAVGDSLGRILAARGAAVTREYYFNDHGTQIDRFARSLVASAKNEPAPEDGYGGEYISDIANQIMEATPDWADHDDVTVQEIFRSQGVELMFAHIKQTLAEFGTEFDVFFHENALFESGAVDKAIVTLKENGNLYEADGAWWLRSSEFGDDKDRVVIKSDGNAAYIAGDIAYIADKIDRGHNLCIYMLGADHHGYIARLKAAASALGYDSDQVEVLIGQMVNLVRDGKAVRMSKRAGTVITLDDLVEAIGVDAARYALIRTSVDSSLDIDMALWASETSDNPVYYVQYGHARLCSLQRKAADTGVSLPEDLSTLDFSLLDHDREGDLIRTLGEFPGVVATAAELREPHRIARYAEQLAGTFHRFYDSCQILPKSDEPTGDDTAAIFLARLALADATRRVLANALGLLGVSAPERM